A single window of Papio anubis isolate 15944 chromosome 8, Panubis1.0, whole genome shotgun sequence DNA harbors:
- the LOC110744030 gene encoding cysteine and histidine-rich protein 1-like — translation MAPKPGAEWSTALSHLVLGVVSLHAAVSTAQASRGAAAGFLLQVLAATIMLAPGLSTHEDCLAGAWVATVIGLPLLAFDFHWVNGDRSSANLLLGGGMVLAVAGGHLSSEGRSVAGQAMLLVVAVTILIVAVFTANTYGMWGGTMLGVAGLLSRLEEDRLLLLPKEDVCRWALAAGSWAYCRALHTQRLQWE, via the exons ATGGCCCCCAAGCCGGGGGCCGAGTGGAGCACAGCCCTGTCCCATCTGGTGCTGGGAGTGGTGTCTCTGCACGCAGCCGTGAGCACAGCCCAG GCAAGTCGAGGGGCTGCTGCTGGCTTCCTGCTCCAGGTCTTGGCTGCCACCATCATGCTGGCCCCAGGGCTGAGCACACATGAAGATTGTCTTGCTGGAGCCTGGGTGGCCACCGTCATCGGCCTGCCCCTTCTGGCCTTCGATTTCCACTGGGTGAATGGGGACCGCTCCTCTGCCAACCTGCTCCTGGGAGGAGGCATGGTGCTAGCAGTGGCTGGCGGCCACCTCAGCTCTGAGGGCCGCTCTGTGGCTGGTCAGGCAATGCTGTTGGTGGTCGCAGTGACCATCCTCATTGTAGCTGTCTTCACGGCCAACACTTACGGGATGTGGGGGGGGACGATGCTGGGTGTGGCAGGCCTCCTGAGCCGGCTGGAGGAGGACAGGCTGCTGCTGCTACCGAAGGAGGATGTCTGTCGCTGGGCCCTGGCTGCAGGCAGCTGGGCTTACTGCCGGGCCCTGCATACACAGCGCCTGCAGTGGGAATGA